The genomic interval AAACATAGAAAACAGCAACCACAAGGTCTAAAAAAATTTATTCATTTTTTAAAGAGAAAATAATTGTGTTAATATTCTAAATGTTTATTATTTTCCATTCCTTAAGTTTTTCTAGTCTGTTATTCCATTAAAGGACGCGATTGTTGAAGATTAAGCAGATTTAATCGACTTTATTGTTATTTATTTTTTGTAAAAAGGGTGAAGAAAATTAAATAACTATTTTTTTGAATACTGTCCCATTTACGAACGGTGTGATGTATGGAATATTAAAATTAAACAACTTTGTTGTAAGTGAACACTAAAGAAAAAAGTTAAGGTAAATTCAACAAAATAAATGAATTTGCCCTAGCTTTTTGTGAGTGGCCCAAAAAAGAATGAATCGTGCCGTACCCCAAGAAGACTTGAGGTAAGGTAGTAGCTGGATGTTCTTTCAAACAATGCTTCCTTAAAATTTTTCCTCAATTACTAGTTGACAGGTAGGAATAATGTGAATTATAATCAGATTAATTAAAAAAATGAAATAAAAAAGCTGATCGGACCACCGAAGGCATAACCTTTTTTTCTAAGAGGGTTATGCCTTTTTTATATTCATTTTTGCCAAGGGAGAGTGTATGAAATGAAAAAGTTACTTATTTTTGCTTTTATTGGTTTGCTTGCACAGTTAATTGATGGGGCTTTAGGAATGGCATATGGAGTTACCTCCACAACACTTTTATTAACTTTTGGGATCGCTCCTGCCGTTGCTTCAGCTTCTGTTCACTTGGCAGAAGTTGTTACGACAGCAGCCTCAGGAGCTTCACATATTAAATTTGGAAATGTTGACAAACAAACGTTTTACAGATTAATTATTCCGGGTTCAATTGGTGCATTCTTAGGTGCTACATTTTTAAGTCATTTGCCAGGAGATTTAGCAAAACCTTATATCTCTTTATTTCTTCTCCTTTTAGGTGTATATGTTCTTATTCGGTTTTTATTTAAGTTCCGTCAAACTGAGGAGAAGAAAGGAATTGAGCTAAGTCGTAAACAATCCATTCCTTTAGGGTTAATCGCAGGATTTGCTGATGCAACAGGTGGTGGCGGTTGGGGACCAATTGCGACACCGGTTCTATTATCTAAAAAAGGAATGAGCCCTCGCAAAGTGGTAGGGACAGTTGATACAAGTGAGTTTGCCATTGCTATTTCAGCTACTCTAGGTTTTCTTATTTCACTTGGATGGGAAGAGGTAAACTGGCTTTGGGTAGGAGCTTTGATGGTCGGAGGCATTATAGCTGCCCCTATAGCAGCATGGTTAGTTCAAAAAATTCACGCACAATTAATGGGTGTTTTGGTTGGTGGTTTTATCATCCTTGTTAATGCTCGAACAATAGTAACTACGTGGATCGATCAAGAATTTGTATATCCTTATGTTTATATAAGCATCGCTCTCATCTGGATAGTAGCTATTTTTTATACGGTTTCGAAAATAAGAAACGTTACCAATGTTAAACAAGCAGATATAAATTCATAACGTAAGCTGACTAGAAAACTAGAGGCTCTCAGGTTTAAGTGAAAAATCACTTAGAACGAGAGCCTCTTTTTCTTTTTTATACTTTCTGCTGATCGGAAATCCGATGGCAACTAACTAATTTTAAATGATGAACAGGAGGTCTTAGAATGAAATTACGTTTGTTATTGTTTCTTACATTTAGCACCATATTAGCCTTTGTGATGAGTGGCTGCAATTCTTCATCTTCTGGTGCAGAGCAAAATGTCTTGGAAGAAAATAATGAGAAAACAATCCATATCGGATATCAAAAGTTTGGGACATTAAATATTTTAAAAGCGAATAAGAGCTTAGATGAAGCATTAGAGAAAGTAGGGTATTCAGTTAAATGGACTGAATTCCCAGCAGGTCCTCAACTACTGGAAGCTTTAAATGTAGGAAGTGTCGATTTTGGTCACACTGGTGAAGCACCACCGATCTTTGCTCAAGCTGCAGATGCACCTCTCGTTTATTTTGCCAATGAGCCATCAAACCCAAAAGGGGAAGCCATTATTGTTCAAGAGAATTCACCAATAAAAAACATTAAAGATTTAAAAGGGAAAAAGATTGGATTGAACAAAGGATCTAACGTCCATTACTTGCTTGTAAAGGCACTTGAAAAAGAAGGGATAAAGTATGAAGAAATAGAAACTGCTTTTCTTCCACCCGCTGATGCTCGTGCAGCATTTGAAAAAGGAGATATCGATGCGTGGGTTATTTGGGATCCTTTTTTAGCAGATGCTGAGCTATCAACAAACGCGAGAATCATTGCCGATGCGACAGATTTAGCTGCCAACAGAGAATTTTTTCTTTCTTCCCGTACGTTTGCTGAAGGAAATCCAGATGTGTTAGATGTGATTTATGATGAAGTGAAAAGGACAGAAAAGTGGGTATCAGAAAATCCGAAAGAAGCTGCAGCGTTTTTATCTCCACAAATTGGAATGGATGTAGAAACATTAGAACTTACTTTAAATAGAAGAACATTTGGATTAGAAAAGGTTACACAAGAAGTGATAAATGATCAGCAAAAAATAGCCGATCAATTTTATGAACTGAAGTTAATACCGAAAGAACTTAAGGTTGAAGAGGCAACAATTCATTCAAAATAGGAAGGGATGTTATGTATGAACGTATTTTGGTTTATTCCAACACATGGTGATTCAAGATATTTAGGAGTGACAACAGGTGGTAGAGAGGTAAATTTACCCTATCTGAAACAGATTGCACAGGCTGTAGATTCATTAGGCTATTCAGGTGCATTACTGCCAACTGGGAGATCGTGCGAAGATGCGTGGGTTGTCGCCTCATCACTTATTTCTGTTACATCACAAATGAAATTCCTTGTTGCTGTACGCCCTGGACTATCTTCTCCTTCACAAGCTGCAAGAATGGCATCAACATTTGATCGTTTATCTAATGGTAGATTGCTCATCAATGTAGTGACAGGGGGCGACCCTGTAGAGCTTGCAGGTGATGGGCTAAACCTCGGTCATACAGAAAGATATGAGCTAACAGATGAGTTTTTGACAATATGGCGTGACTTATTATCAAAAGGAGAAGCTGATTTTGATGGGGATTACTTAAGTGTTAGCGGTGGGAAATTAATTTAT from Metabacillus sediminilitoris carries:
- a CDS encoding sulfonate ABC transporter substrate-binding protein translates to MKLRLLLFLTFSTILAFVMSGCNSSSSGAEQNVLEENNEKTIHIGYQKFGTLNILKANKSLDEALEKVGYSVKWTEFPAGPQLLEALNVGSVDFGHTGEAPPIFAQAADAPLVYFANEPSNPKGEAIIVQENSPIKNIKDLKGKKIGLNKGSNVHYLLVKALEKEGIKYEEIETAFLPPADARAAFEKGDIDAWVIWDPFLADAELSTNARIIADATDLAANREFFLSSRTFAEGNPDVLDVIYDEVKRTEKWVSENPKEAAAFLSPQIGMDVETLELTLNRRTFGLEKVTQEVINDQQKIADQFYELKLIPKELKVEEATIHSK
- a CDS encoding sulfite exporter TauE/SafE family protein, with amino-acid sequence MKKLLIFAFIGLLAQLIDGALGMAYGVTSTTLLLTFGIAPAVASASVHLAEVVTTAASGASHIKFGNVDKQTFYRLIIPGSIGAFLGATFLSHLPGDLAKPYISLFLLLLGVYVLIRFLFKFRQTEEKKGIELSRKQSIPLGLIAGFADATGGGGWGPIATPVLLSKKGMSPRKVVGTVDTSEFAIAISATLGFLISLGWEEVNWLWVGALMVGGIIAAPIAAWLVQKIHAQLMGVLVGGFIILVNARTIVTTWIDQEFVYPYVYISIALIWIVAIFYTVSKIRNVTNVKQADINS